From the Gallaecimonas kandeliae genome, one window contains:
- the trmA gene encoding tRNA (uridine(54)-C5)-methyltransferase TrmA: protein MQKPGAVYPEHYDAQLADKAQRLSALMAPFGAPAPEVFASRPSHYRMRAEFRVWHQGDDLYYIMFDQENHERIRVDHYPMGSQLINALMPAVIELLKPNTLLRKKLFQVEFLTSQSGEAVISLLYHKPLTDEWEVEARQLRDKLQQYGRVDLIGRAKKQKKVLDRDFVVEKLDVKGRTWTFQQVENSFTQPNAGINEKMLGWALDCTAGIGGDLLELYCGNGNFTLPLASQFDKVLATEIATTSVASAQYNMRANGVDNVTVARLAAEEFTEAMEGKREFRRLKGVDLKAFDCRTIVVDPPRAGLDPATEQLVSGYQYILYISCNPETLAKNLETLCKTHQVARLALFDQFPYSHHMESGVWLVKR from the coding sequence ATGCAAAAGCCGGGTGCGGTATACCCCGAACACTATGACGCCCAACTGGCGGACAAGGCCCAGCGCCTGAGCGCCCTGATGGCCCCCTTCGGCGCCCCAGCGCCCGAAGTCTTTGCCTCCAGGCCCAGCCACTACCGGATGCGGGCCGAGTTCAGGGTCTGGCACCAAGGAGACGACCTCTACTACATCATGTTCGACCAGGAAAACCATGAGCGGATCCGGGTCGACCACTATCCCATGGGCAGCCAGCTCATCAACGCGCTGATGCCCGCCGTCATCGAACTGCTCAAGCCCAATACCCTGTTACGCAAGAAGCTGTTCCAAGTGGAGTTCCTCACCAGCCAGAGCGGCGAAGCCGTGATCAGCCTGCTCTACCACAAGCCACTGACAGATGAATGGGAAGTGGAAGCCAGGCAGCTGAGGGACAAACTGCAGCAGTATGGCCGGGTGGACCTCATCGGCCGCGCCAAGAAGCAGAAGAAGGTACTGGACCGGGACTTCGTGGTGGAGAAGCTGGACGTCAAGGGCCGCACTTGGACCTTCCAGCAGGTGGAGAACAGCTTCACCCAACCCAACGCCGGCATCAATGAAAAGATGCTGGGCTGGGCGCTGGACTGCACGGCCGGCATCGGCGGCGATCTGCTGGAACTCTATTGCGGCAACGGCAACTTCACCCTGCCGCTGGCCAGCCAATTTGACAAGGTGCTGGCCACGGAGATCGCCACCACGTCGGTGGCCTCCGCCCAGTACAACATGCGCGCCAACGGCGTGGACAACGTCACGGTAGCCCGCCTGGCTGCCGAGGAATTCACCGAGGCCATGGAAGGGAAAAGGGAGTTCCGCCGCCTCAAGGGTGTCGATCTCAAGGCCTTCGATTGCCGCACCATAGTGGTGGATCCGCCCCGCGCCGGTCTGGACCCGGCCACCGAGCAACTGGTGTCGGGCTACCAGTACATCCTCTATATCTCCTGCAACCCGGAGACCCTGGCCAAGAACCTGGAGACCCTCTGCAAGACCCACCAGGTGGCCAGACTGGCACTCTTCGACCAGTTCCCCTACAGCCACCATATGGAATCCGGCGTCTGGCTGGTCAAACGCTGA
- the murI gene encoding glutamate racemase: protein MSQLFFFDSGVGGLSVWQEVHQRLPEEEAIYAMDDAAFPYGELAEEVLVARVLAVFEQVLNRHAVKLAVVACNTASTLVLPALRARFDFPIVGVVPAIKPAALLTRSGRIGLLATPGTVNRPYTRQLEKDFAQGKAMLRLGSSELVLMAEQKLRGETLDLQRLEAIMAPWLGEQGPDTVILGCTHFPLLKEELSLVLGPEVVLVDSGEAIARRVQSLLGAGAGIKKGGLSHLYHTAPQPKGLALLKDWLLPDAVPEYLPL, encoded by the coding sequence ATGAGCCAGCTTTTCTTCTTCGATTCCGGTGTTGGCGGTCTTTCCGTCTGGCAGGAGGTGCACCAGCGCCTGCCGGAAGAAGAAGCCATCTATGCCATGGACGATGCCGCCTTTCCTTATGGAGAGCTGGCAGAGGAGGTGCTGGTGGCCCGGGTGCTGGCGGTATTCGAACAGGTCCTGAACCGCCACGCCGTCAAGCTGGCCGTGGTGGCCTGTAACACGGCCTCCACCCTGGTGCTTCCTGCCTTGCGTGCCCGTTTCGACTTCCCCATCGTCGGCGTGGTACCGGCCATCAAGCCGGCGGCGCTGCTGACTCGCTCCGGCCGTATCGGCCTCCTGGCCACGCCCGGCACCGTCAACAGGCCCTATACCCGGCAACTGGAAAAGGACTTCGCCCAGGGCAAAGCCATGTTACGCCTCGGCTCCAGTGAGCTGGTGTTGATGGCGGAGCAGAAACTGCGTGGTGAAACCCTGGACTTGCAAAGACTCGAAGCCATAATGGCCCCCTGGCTTGGTGAACAGGGGCCTGACACCGTCATACTGGGCTGCACCCACTTTCCTCTATTAAAGGAAGAGTTGAGCCTGGTGTTGGGACCTGAAGTGGTGCTGGTGGATTCCGGAGAGGCCATAGCCCGGCGGGTACAGAGCTTGCTGGGGGCTGGGGCTGGCATAAAAAAAGGTGGCCTTAGCCACCTTTATCACACGGCACCACAGCCCAAAGGGCTGGCGCTACTCAAGGATTGGCTCCTCCCGGATGCCGTACCCGAGTATTTGCCGCTTTAA
- a CDS encoding RNA recognition motif domain-containing protein has product MPSIIILIVLAVLGYFLSLLIPAGSAPQGLFFAAGILLGGLAMYLLTRPKTQASGTEDATTVTLYVGNLPYRANEQAVQQAFERFGKVVSVRLMKDRQTGRRRGFGFVEMLKEDAQAAIKGLNDAQFQDRTLKVREAKDRKEQEED; this is encoded by the coding sequence ATGCCTTCTATCATTATTCTTATCGTGCTTGCCGTCCTGGGATACTTCCTGTCGCTCCTTATCCCGGCCGGTTCCGCCCCTCAAGGCCTTTTCTTTGCCGCTGGCATCCTCTTGGGTGGCCTGGCAATGTACCTGCTCACCCGCCCCAAGACCCAAGCCAGCGGTACCGAGGACGCCACCACTGTCACTCTTTATGTAGGTAACCTGCCCTACCGAGCCAATGAGCAAGCGGTGCAACAGGCCTTCGAGCGTTTCGGCAAAGTCGTCTCAGTACGACTGATGAAAGACCGGCAGACGGGCCGCCGCCGTGGCTTCGGTTTTGTCGAGATGCTCAAGGAAGATGCCCAGGCCGCCATCAAGGGCCTGAACGATGCCCAGTTCCAAGACAGGACCCTAAAGGTCAGGGAAGCCAAGGATCGCAAGGAGCAAGAAGAAGATTAA